The DNA region gtatcagaaataatcaattttaataaaaataaaattttgtcaatatataataaaagttaaaaagtCAATCGAAATACACGTGGTATATGTCTTAACCTATTTCATCAGTCAAAACTGCacaattttagtttaaaacttttgtctatacttttaaaattatatgtatatgttataaatatattaaaatttttatctatactTACAAGAATAACGTGATTGACGTGATGCAATTACAATTACATGTTCAGTATAAAAATCATCTCCCATGTCGCACATAGATCGTACATATTtctttgtgttattatttagaatatattttgttgtccGAACAAGACGTAATCCAATTTTTACCAATCCactcattgtttttatttatttttcttttttaaataattttataatattaattgggTTGTTAATGATATGTAAAGTTGATCTGATTTAACCACTgtgaattaatcaattataaacAGCTAGACCACGTGGGAGTAGAATTGTCACATGGCCCACATGGCAAATCGGCAAATCATGAAGGACCAGAAGGAGTAGAAATAGTAGAAAAGTCCTGACTCCTGAGCTTGTGGTGGCATATGTGGAAAGCTGGCCAACAGATACAAATTGCAGAGCACCAAGTGGTATTGAGGagagtcatttttttttatattcattattccACCAaggtcaataaaaatttattttaattaattactacaaaattaattactacAAATTAAGTAACATGTAATTACtacaaaaaaagtaacatgTTTTGTTCaatgttcattaattttttttctttttaactttttgatttttctctgtgttttaatttaataaaattaaaaaaaataaataatataaaaactacattgactaatttattaatatctgtaaaaaattttcatccagGGTCGGGTTCCAAGGCCCCGACTTAAATAGATAATTAGAAatgatatgaaatttaataaaatttgttataaattattaattatgtattaATATAGCCCAAAAAAGTCacagatataaaaaaacaaccctCTGGAATAAGTTACATCGTATTTAAAGAGAACAAATTCAGGGGTGTTGgcccaataatttttttaactatgatagagttgagctatccacaaaattttttttttattgaattgtcTATGACCTAAgctaattgagaaaaaaaaattataatttttgaaatggtcaaaaagtggtagggggtggattttaactgtttttaatttttttgtctatgatagagttgagctatcctcgtaattttttttttattaaattgtttaggGTGTAAgctagtttagaaaaaaaaattataatttttgaaatggtcaaaaggTGGTAGGGGGTAAATTTtaactgtttttaatttttttgtctatgatagagttgagctaccttcgtaatttttttttcattaaattgtcTAAGATTTAAgctagtttaggaaaaaaaattacgagggtGGCTCAACCCtatcatagacaaaaaaatgaaaaatagttaaaatccACCCCTTACTcccttttgaccatttcaaaaattgtaattttattttctaaactaGCTTACAtcctaaacaatttaataaaaaaaaaattacgaggatggctcaactctatcatagttaaaaaaattaaaaacaattaaaatttacccCCTACCCCTCTTTgaccattttaaaaattcccattttttttccttacttAGCTTAGATCctcaacaatttaataaaaaaaaaattacgaggatagctcaaccccatcatagacaaaaaaattaaaaaccagtAGTAGTCGTAATATTGGatgaatacttttttttttattctgtgtTCCCAATACAAATGTCAAATTTTCtgaatttaaatttgcttTCCCGAGTCGGAAATGACGCAATCAGtcgtaattaattatttataattattatttttattatttattgactgTAAGATTGCTTTGAAGGTTGAAAATCACAAAAAATCTATTGTTTTATATCAGGAGAACAGAATGTCTAAAAAAGTGTGTTGATAATATTCAGTTTtaccaacaaataaaaacaaaataaaaacactcaGACGTGTCAAGTTGTCACTTGTCATTTTgtcaacataaaataaaaaacacaaattagTTGACGTGTAAACAAACTCATTACAGTCATTGTCAAAAAGCACAATTAACGAATCTAATCAATTAAagtattatttacatttacatttaaataaattttacaataaattaaaacaatttctacataaatatataaaagtaccACGTGAATTTCGACAGCACAAGTATTAACctaacttttttatatttgtatttattcgtcagccaaataattataatatccttgttattaatttattattaattatacattgttttattgagtttaaaaaaaatgttgagacgacgaaatgttaattttaaaactgtaACAGAGTTTGATGCATTTCCAAAAATACCAGAGACTTATATAAACAAATCAGCTGTTGGAGGAACATGTAAgcatattatatttgtaaataataaataaaaaacaaaaacaattaataaataatgctatatttatttcagtttcaTTTTTGACATTTTGTATAATAGCTTGTCTAATTGTTTCTGagagtttttattatttggatacaagattgaattttaaatttgagccAGACACTGATATTgaagcaaaattaaaaataaatattgatataactGTTGCAATGACATGTAGTCAACTTGGTGCTGATGTACTTGATGCAACAAATCAAAATTTACTTGGTTTTGAGCCACTTACTGAAGAAGATACCTGGTgggaattatcatcaaatcaaCGTACTCATTTTGATGCACTGAAACATATGAATTCATATTTAAGAGAAGAGTATCATGCTATACATGAGGTACTATGGAAATCATCAAAAGTTGCATTCATGAGTGAAATGCCAAAGAGGTAATacatagaaattatttattattactttaacaattaaattttgattgtttttaatttttttcattcaagaaATATTGAGCCAACAACAAAACCAGATGCATGTAGAATTTATGGAAGTATGAATGTCAATAAAGTTGctggtaattttcatataactGCTGGTAAATCATTGTCATTACCACGTGGACATGTACATATATCAGCATTTATGACAagtaatgattataattttactcatcgtattaataaattttcatttggtgAAGAAAGTCCTGGTATTGTTCAGCCACTTGATGGTGATGAAAAATATGCATCTGAcagtaagtttatttattatattaatttataaatatatttttctataatttaaataattattatttattttagacaTGATGCTTTATCAGTATTTCATTGAAGTTGTACCAACAGACATTTATACacttttaaaaacaacaaaaacttATCAATACAGTGTCAAAGATTATGCAAGACCAATTGATCATCAAAAAGGCTCACATGGTATACcaggaatattttttaaatacgacACAAGTGCAATGAAAGTTGTTGTTAGACAAGAACgtgattcaattattaaatttttagttaaactATGTGCAACTGTTGGTGGTATATTTGTAACAAGTGGTATTATCAATAGTTTTGTTCAATCCATTTGGTATATTATGACatgtaaagtttttaaaaaccatcataataatgaagataaaaaatcattgttacAAGAGCAAAGTGTTGCAAATACTAAACCAATTGTTGGACTTGATCTAGTCAATATTCAACCAGCAACAATTGATGTTACTATCAATTcacttaaataatattaacgttcttttttttttacacataaaaaGACAACATTTCTttgtacaattttaaaatgtaatttgttatatatatatattgattattattttaatttttaaatgtttattttacacatattATTTACGTTGTTATCATAAGGCAACAGTGATAACTGTACAAAGAAATTAgacaataaatcaataatcagactttaattattattttttgtattttcaattacgtaaattacaaatttaattgttttataatatttcatcaacaattttaaattaatttatatgttaaaaattatttaacatatcAAATAAACAAGTAGTGACATCCAGTGACATGGAGTGCAATGCATTGACACATATTTACAACATGCTTACGTACACACACAACTACATAGACAATttctaaatagaaaaaaaaaaaaaatgggatcaacataaaaataatccaacttgAATGGAttcataattaacaattatatattaacgATAGTTTTGTTCATCATTGATTGATGAATTGTGTAACCAAGCCAACACAGTTGCTTCAATCTGGCATTTTCTATAAaccagtttaaaaaatattcaagaaaatgCTAATAAGCACTGTGTCATACTTTGTAAACAAAGGTAagtcattaatattataatgattatttaaatgaataaataattaatactttcacataaaaaagacattaacaaatagaaaatttaaatacaaaataatgttGAACGTTGGACTGTATTTTTtcagaataatataatattcgaGAGCCTGTCCATGAGCACAGGTCAATGATTTAGCCAGTTGAATAATCACCTTCAAGAAAACAAGATCTCTAAAAAAATCGGCAATACAATTTTagctgtataaaaataaaaagaaaaattaataacaatgggTGATTATGGTGAATTTGTTGATTTGCTGGTGGACAGACGAAAGGGTTCTGATTTTTTATGGGCATCAAGACAAATGAATCCAGTGGCATCACATCGTTTACCACCAGAGCTTAATTACAACAGAAATCAAGCAATTGAAGCTACTTTGTCAAATCCAAAAGTATTGCTGACAATTAAAACACTTGCTgctgttaaaaatattgataaaaatgatgttcTAAAAGAAGCCAGAGAAATGCTTGAAGAAATGGCTAGTAAAGCTCATTTACCAACTGTTCGTTGGATTGGTaagttgtttaatttaaacaataaatgatatatattttaatgataatttttaattacaggtTTATTAACAGTTAAAGTTTTAAAACGTATTCTCATGAGTTTTCGTGTTAATCAAAATTATCTTTTATCAATAcgtgataaaatgaaaaattcagaTATTCAATATGTCTATGTACCATCTCATCGTAGCTATCTTGATTTTGTTTTGAtgtcatatatattatttagctATGACATGTGCCTGCCAAATATTGCAAGTGGCATGGACTTTTATAGAATGCAAGTTGTTGGTGAATTATTACGTAAAACTGGAGCATTTTATATGCGTAGAACATTTTCAACTGATCAATTGtacaaagaattatttaaagcaTATGTTGCATCTCTTGTTGAACACAGTGATAGAgccattgaattttttattgaaggaACAAGAAGTAGAAGTCAAAAAAGTATTACTCCAAAAtatggtaatttaatttttctaactaatttttttcgaaattatttctatttttttattgataatattatttgtttgttgtgCTTAGGTTTATTGGCAATGATTTTGGATGCAGTATTTCAAGGCCATGTACCAGACATACATTTTGTACCAATAAGCATCAGCTATGATCGTGTTCTAGAGGAATCTTTGTTTACTCATGAACTAATTGGTATTCCAAAACCACCAGAAACAACAACTGGCCTTTTTCGATCATTGTCATTTCTTCGTGATCAAGGAGCACATGGTCATATACATTTTAACATTTCAAAACCAATATCAGCACGTCAATTTATGAGTCCATCAATTCGTAAAATGAGTGCATTATCACCAACTGAAAAATTACCAACAAATGCTGTTAAACAACTTGCctatgaaataattgaaagccacaaaaaaaatactgtttttatgccatttaatttaattgctgTTTTGTACAATGATCGAGTTCATTCATGTCCAAATAAGCCATATACATTTGAGAGTTTATTGACTGATTATTGCTGGcttaaaaatatcatgaaagtATCATTTGGTGCAATCGTTTGTTCAAATGTTACAAATAATTCAAGCATATCAGATAAAGATGACATATgtgaatcattaaaaatacacaaaaatttattaacatttgataataatgataattgtatTGTTTTGCAAAGTACATATCGTGACATGAAAACAGTTAAACGTCATAATGTTAAAGGTCATAATTTGGATGAAAGAACAATGAGAATATCCGTGTCGGCAATTAACCTCAGCATTTATGTTAATCCAACAATGGCAGTTTTTACTAAACCATCTATTGCTGCGATATCAATAACAACGTCTGGTCAATCTTatggtaattataaattaatatactattGATCTTGCATTaatttgaggaaaaaaaacaacaacattttatatattttgttgcaAATGAATTCATTTGCAAAaccaaattataatttgttttttttttttaaataaataatactcataatagtatacaaaaaaaataagacaattGCTTTAAAATTGTCTTCATGAAATAAACAAGTAATTTCCaaatgacaaatattttttacatgaaaaaatttaaataaataatttacttcaacataaataactgataatttaataattttgtatttttatattttttagaaactgctcaaaaacaatatattcaaCTACGTAAATTATTGAGTTGTGAATTTGCTTTGCCATGTGATGATGATTACAAGACAATTGTCAATGAATgggaaaaagaaattaaatttttaataaacgaacagtgtttttattttgataaaaataatcaaatatattatggaaataataacaaattacgATTGTtactttgtaatttaatatcaccATTTGTTTCTGGTGTTTATGTGACAGCATCTGTTCTTATTcaggtaattttaaaattaaattgtcaaaattaaaaattacatgtttatataatattgtttttcaatttaatagtGGGACAATGAAACAATGGATGaaccagttgaaaaaaaaatcctaaaagAATGCCAAAAATATGCTGAGTGGAATTTGTTTCAAGATGATTCACTTGTTCGTCATCCTTACACATTGTCACTTGATATTTATACCTCATCACTAGTCAGTTTATCAGCTCTTGGtgcaatatcatcatcatcatcagaaaaACCTCCAGTATACACTGttaatgaagaaaatttatcacaaattatcaatgatcttaaagttattttatcatcaaatcaaCAACTAGGATCTTTTTTGGAAATAATAcctaaattaaatcaacaagaaAATACGCTTCAAGCTAAActgtgaatattaatattcattaacaATACAT from Aphidius gifuensis isolate YNYX2018 linkage group LG5, ASM1490517v1, whole genome shotgun sequence includes:
- the LOC122856468 gene encoding endoplasmic reticulum-Golgi intermediate compartment protein 2 — encoded protein: MTQSVFDAFPKIPETYINKSAVGGTSCLIVSESFYYLDTRLNFKFEPDTDIEAKLKINIDITVAMTCSQLGADVLDATNQNLLGFEPLTEEDTWWELSSNQRTHFDALKHMNSYLREEYHAIHEVLWKSSKVAFMSEMPKRNIEPTTKPDACRIYGSMNVNKVAGNFHITAGKSLSLPRGHVHISAFMTSNDYNFTHRINKFSFGEESPGIVQPLDGDEKYASDNMMLYQYFIEVVPTDIYTLLKTTKTYQYSVKDYARPIDHQKGSHGIPGIFFKYDTSAMKVVVRQERDSIIKFLVKLCATVGGIFVTSDKKSLLQEQSVANTKPIVGLDLVNIQPATIDVTINSLK
- the LOC122857729 gene encoding dihydroxyacetone phosphate acyltransferase isoform X2, coding for MGDYGEFVDLLVDRRKGSDFLWASRQMNPVASHRLPPELNYNRNQAIEATLSNPKVLLTIKTLAAVKNIDKNDVLKEAREMLEEMASKAHLPTVRWIGLLTVKVLKRILMSFRVNQNYLLSIRDKMKNSDIQYVYVPSHRSYLDFVLMSYILFSYDMCLPNIASGMDFYRMQVVGELLRKTGAFYMRRTFSTDQLYKELFKAYVASLVEHSDRAIEFFIEGTRSRSQKSITPKYGLLAMILDAVFQGHVPDIHFVPISISYDRVLEESLFTHELIGIPKPPETTTGLFRSLSFLRDQGAHGHIHFNISKPISARQFMSPSIRKMSALSPTEKLPTNAVKQLAYEIIESHKKNTVFMPFNLIAVLYNDRVHSCPNKPYTFESLLTDYCWLKNIMKVSFGAIVCSNVTNNSSISDKDDICESLKIHKNLLTFDNNDNCIVLQSTYRDMKTVKRHNVKGHNLDERTMRISVSAINLSIYVNPTMAVFTKPSIAAISITTSGQSYETAQKQYIQLRKLLSCEFALPCDDDYKTIVNEWEKEIKFLINEQCFYFDKNNQIYYGNNNKLRLLLCNLISPFVSGVYVTASVLIQWDNETMDEPVEKKILKECQKYAEWNLFQDDSLVRHPYTLSLDIYTSSLVSLSALGAISSSSSEKPPVYTVNEENLSQIINDLKVILSSNQQLGSFLEIIPKLNQQENTLQAKL
- the LOC122857729 gene encoding dihydroxyacetone phosphate acyltransferase isoform X1, encoding MGDYGEFVDLLVDRRKGSDFLWASRQMNPVASHRLPPELNYNRNQAIEATLSNPKVLLTIKTLAAVKNIDKNDVLKEAREMLEEMASKAHLPTVRWIGLLTVKVLKRILMSFRVNQNYLLSIRDKMKNSDIQYVYVPSHRSYLDFVLMSYILFSYDMCLPNIASGMDFYRMQVVGELLRKTGAFYMRRTFSTDQLYKELFKAYVASLVEHSDRAIEFFIEGTRSRSQKSITPKYGLLAMILDAVFQGHVPDIHFVPISISYDRVLEESLFTHELIGIPKPPETTTGLFRSLSFLRDQGAHGHIHFNISKPISARQFMSPSIRKMSALSPTEKLPTNAVKQLAYEIIESHKKNTVFMPFNLIAVLYNDRVHSCPNKPYTFESLLTDYCWLKNIMKVSFGAIVCSNVTNNSSISDKDDICESLKIHKNLLTFDNNDNCIVLQSTYRDMKTVKRHNVKGHNLDERTMRISVSAINLSIYVNPTMAVFTKPSIAAISITTSGQSYETAQKQYIQLRKLLSCEFALPCDDDYKTIVNEWEKEIKFLINEQCFYFDKNNQIYYGNNNKLRLLLCNLISPFVSGVYVTASVLIQWDNETMDEPVEKKILKECQKYAEWNLFQDDSLVRHPYTLSLDIYTSSLVSLSALGAISSSSSEKPPVYTVNEENLSQIINDLKVILSSNQQLGSFLEIIPKLNQQENTLQAKLCYQGCYQKFTGVIYIHCVICALLIIVFGILVKGIDNIWNRQ